A single window of Ananas comosus cultivar F153 linkage group 19, ASM154086v1, whole genome shotgun sequence DNA harbors:
- the LOC109725135 gene encoding UPF0481 protein At3g47200-like encodes MGRKQYCGSSSSESPTEEVVRGGGGEEISIFIRSPNEGTDGEEEEEEEEVDEWRTRVEKRLEVVKKYAMKMACPKRKGLPVDMYNDEEIPAISEMHIEHRPVKAVAIGPYHRGDKVLFTNVDKWRVVRIIAKWYAIDPMGYLTRMKEKEADARMYYSADLSEFNSESFLELLLVDACFILFVISTFEDYADGSWSKGEDGTEYLNLLMDVKVNAKQIKLDLLMLENQIPFFAIEELLKASTNQANFEKNLIESQALLFFDDIYPRRDRDKGIRDVDSPRFHHLLHLFHWSRVPRGKYEFGAASLLFRKTDLTLAIPSATELRQSATRFRKEVSGSFLDITFENCGVMKVCGVVKIPTLHILDYSSTIFHNLVAFEKQYKGSGRCVVAYSACMAHLLQSKEDVKLLRKSGILANTNVNDIDAVNLFASLSEEIGGSLMPDDLHALYSQVTKHHRQWRSRWYGETTLQYCPNLWITISVIGALLLFLLTAVQTVYSVLSYYASLKHS; translated from the coding sequence ATGGGGCGCAAACAATACTGTGGCTCTTCCTCTTCGGAAAGCCCGACTGAAGAGGTggtaagaggaggaggaggagaagagattTCCATTTTTATTCGATCTCCCAACGAAGGCACcgacggagaagaagaagaagaagaagaagaagtagatgAGTGGCGAACAAGGGTCGAGAAAAGGTTAGAGGTGGTGAAGAAATACGCGATGAAGATGGCGTGCCCGAAACGAAAGGGGCTGCCGGTGGACATGTACAACGACGAAGAAATCCCCGCCATTTCTGAAATGCACATCGAGCATCGCCCTGTGAAGGCAGTGGCCATCGGTCCTTACCACCGCGGCGATAAAGTACTGTTCACCAACGTCGACAAGTGGCGGGTGGTGAGGATCATCGCCAAATGGTACGCCATCGACCCCATGGGGTACCTCACAAGAATGAAGGAGAAGGAAGCGGACGCCCGCATGTACTATTCGGCAGATCTATCTGAATTCAACAGCGAAAGTTTTCTAGAGTTGCTGCTCGTCGATGCCTGCTTCATTCTATTCGTGATAAGTACATTCGAAGACTACGCCGACGGTAGCTGGTCGAAGGGAGAAGACGGCACGGAGTATCTGAATTTGTTGATGGATGTAAAAGTAAATGCGAAGCAGATCAAGCTCGACTTACTGATGCTCGAGAACCAGATTCCTTTCTTCGCCATCGAGGAGCTGCTTAAAGCTAGCACCAATCAGGCAAACTTCGAAAAGAACCTGATCGAAAGCCAGGCGCTTCTTTTCTTCGACGATATCTACCCAAGAAGAGACCGAGACAAAGGAATACGGGACGTTGATTCCCCGCGGTTCCATCATCTTCTCCACCTTTTCCACTGGTCCAGGGTTCCGAGAGGAAAGTACGAATTCGGCGCGGCGTCACTTTTGTTTCGAAAGACAGATCTAACACTAGCCATCCCTAGTGCTACCGAGCTTCGACAGTCGGCGACCAGGTTCAGGAAGGAGGTTTCAGGTAGTTTTCTAGACATCACATTCGAGAATTGCGGAGTGATGAAAGTCTGCGGGGTCGTGAAGATCCCCACCTTGCACATACTCGACTACAGCAGCACCATCTTTCATAACCTCGTCGCCTTCGAGAAACAGTACAAGGGGAGCGGGCGCTGCGTCGTAGCGTACTCCGCGTGCATGGCGCACCTTCTGCAAAGTAAGGAGGACGTGAAGCTGCTCCGAAAGAGCGGCATATTGGCGAATACTAATGTTAATGATATCGATGCGGTGAATTTGTTTGCAAGCTTGAGTGAGGAGATTGGAGGTTCCCTCATGCCGGATGATCTTCATGCCCTTTATTCCCAGGTAACGAAACATCACAGGCAGTGGAGGAGTAGATGGTACGGCGAAACCACACTCCAATATTGCCCTAATCTATGGATCACTATTTCGGTCATCGGGGCATTGCTCCTCTTTCTTCTCACGGCCGTGCAAACCGTCTACTCAGTTCTAAGCTATTATGCTTCCTTGAAGCATAGTTAA
- the LOC109724750 gene encoding uncharacterized protein LOC109724750 produces the protein MIGRSMADVVNRVQGKSILDCREKTLFPLHIFPAKTIPLVLLPRPLLRLPETLNPSARSQSMPKRRTEPSPSPSPSHGGAFTRSRSEIFLHRTRSGLARPDPAPLRHHLLLRRLSTTSPPPIHGGNLVKDLRLRRVFSPASVSVEEEASPDRTGKIGSGDDSVGEERGQGGVDEISKSFHGSNGFDNSSNESSAPESVVAVDFGIKRGDLKDGDKLDSIDPPKSGSRAPPECVIAVDCSMKSMDSKDDAKLNVIDSPKNTESTPPQCVVAVDLGTANMDRLMKDSQNDINGGVKLDPFSPSKKNLGLAPCSRSKLVRNPSLFSYRRMLPFLTDLDKEENPPRENKNPAEVERIVQEKQLSPPGNLLSDQPPQRSSLGGVSLNEELCTSSDFVDNPSMNSCNGRCLEVSKIESEASLVDPIIELTRHSYPKIVEVPFQKNALLRPSILCSTQYGALKVDK, from the exons ATGATTGGTCGGTCCATGGCCGACGTGGTGAACCGGGTTCAGGGAAAAAGCATACTCGATTGCCGCGAAAAGACTCTTTTCCCGCTCCATATCTTTCCCGCCAAAACCATTCCCCTTGTCCTTCTTCCTCGTCCTCTCCTTCGCCTccccgaaaccctaaaccctagcgCTCGATCCCAATCCATGCCGAAGAGGAGGACGGAACCCTCGCCATCGCCATCGCCCTCCCATGGCGGCGCCTTCACCCGGAGCAGATCCGAGATCTTCCTCCACCGCACTCGATCCGGCCTCGCCCGCCCCGACCCCGCCCCACTTCGCCatcacctcctcctccgccgcctctccACCACCTCTCCACCACCCATCCATGGAGGAAACCTCGTCAAGGATCTGCGACTGAGGCGCGTCTTCTCCCCAGCCTCTGTCTCCGTCGAGGAGGAGGCTTCCCCGGATCGAACGGGTAAGATCGGATCAGGGGACGATTCGGTGGGTGAAGAGAGGGGACAGGGTGGGGTTGATGAGATCTCGAAGAGTTTTCATGGATCTAATGGATTTGATAATAGTTCAAATGAGAGCTCTGCGCCTGAGAGCGTAGTCGCTGTGGATTTTGGGATTAAGAGAGGGGATCTAAAGGATGGCGACAAGTTGGATTCAATTGATCCTCCGAAGAGTGGATCG CGCGCTCCGCCGGAGTGTGTAATCGCTGTGGATTGTAGCATGAAGAGCATGGATTCAAAAGATGATGCGAAGTTGAATGTGATTGATTCTCCAAAGAACACGGAG AGCACTCCACCGCAGTGTGTAGTCGCTGTGGATTTAGGAACGGCGAACATGGATCGATTGATGAAGGATTCTCAGAATGATATTAACGGCGGTGTAAAGTTGGATCCTTTTAGTCCTTCTAAGAAAAACCTT GGGCTTGCTCCATGCTCTAGATCGAAGCTGGTTCGGAATCCGAGCCTGTTTAGCTACCGGAGAATGCTTCCTTTTCTCACGGATCTCGATAAAGAGG AGAACCCTCCAcgcgaaaataaaaatcctgcTGAAGTTGAAAGAATTGTACAGGAAAAACAGTTATCACCACCCGGAAATCTTCTATCTGATCAACCGCCTCAACGTAGCAGCTTAGGCGGAGTATCCTTAAATGAAGAATTGTGCACAAGCTCAGATTTTGTTGACAACCCATCAATGAATTCATGCAACGGACGATGTTTGGAAGTTTCTAAAATCGAATCTGAGGCCTCTCTTGTAGACCCCATTATCGAA CTGACGAGGCATTCTTATCCAAAGATAGTAGAAGTCCCTTTCCAGAAGAACGCTCTTCTCAGGCCCTCGATCCTGTGTAGTACCCAGTATGGTGCTTTGAAAGTAGATAAGTGA
- the LOC109724644 gene encoding uncharacterized protein LOC109724644, producing MSSSTSNLPIVNIKTLIPLELTDSTYLVWKQVFLNVLESFDVTKHVDGTSVVPSQTIDTADKKEVINPEYVSWKKNDTTILSWINATLSLSILHMVVSSSPKTAYDAWRIIEAYFLDKTASTAFSLKSELRSIKKGSMSMSDYMQKIKTIGNALQAIGEIESDHNLVMTVLLGLPEEYRGFVSALNTHRNKPTFEQLRPLLMQEETEVQRRTSVTTSSTIPTIDGEALYANRGRGNHGGRGGRYRGGRGQHGRHYSGRGSPGIYPQSQPNYPQQSHIPNQQPYIPKSGIQCQICGKFNHSALQCRQRFNHSFIADEVPQTFAAMNLHEPGEEVWYPDSVASNHMTANSGILSSSKPYSGYEKILVGNENLLDITQTGETQLNTSSNSFALKNVFVVSAIKRNLL from the coding sequence ATGTCTTCTTCTACCTCAAATTTGCCAATTGTTAAtatcaaaactctcataccacTAGAACTCACCGATTCTACATATCTTGTGTGGAAACAAGTCTTTCTTAATGTTCTAGAAAGTTTTGATGTTACAAAACATGTGGACGGAACTAGTGTTGTGCCTTCTCAGACTATCGATACTGCTGATAAGAAGGAGGTTATAAATCCTGAATATGTGAGTTGGAAAAAGAACGATACTACTATACTTTCATGGATTAATGCCACTTTatctcttagcatattacatatggttgtttctagctcacctaaaactgcatatgatgcttggagaattattgaggcatattttcttgataagactgcttccacggctttttctctaaagtctgaattgcggagcatcaagaaaggctcaatgagcatgagtgattacatgcaaaagatcaAGACGATTGGTAATGCTCTTCAGGCGATTGGTGAAATCGAGTCAGACCATAATTTGGTCATGACTGTTCTTCTAGGGCTACCAGAGGAATATCGAGGTTTTGTTAGTGCTCTAAACACACACAGAAATAAGCCAacttttgaacaacttcgtCCACTCTTGATGCAAGAAGAAACAGAAGTCCAGCGTCGTACTAGTGTGACTACGTCCTCTACTATTCCCACTATTGACGgtgaagctctttatgccaaTCGTGGACGTGGTAATCATGGAGGCCGTGGAGGTAGATATCGTGGAGGCCGAGGACAGCATGGTAGACACTACTCTGGTCGTGGATCTCCTGGAATCTACCCACAGTCTCAACCCAATTATCCTCAACAATCTCACATTCCAAATCAACAACCGTATATTCCGAAGTCTGGCATACAATGTCAGATATGTGGAAAGTTCAATCATTCTGCTCTTCAGTGCAGACAACGCTTCAATCATTCTTTCATTGCTGATGAAGTTCCTCAGACCTTTGCTGCTATGAACCTTCACGAACCCGGTGAGGAAGTCTGGTATCCGGATTCCGTAGCATCAAATCATATGACCGCAAACTCTGGtattctctcatcttctaaaccttatagtgggtatgaaaaaattcttgttggtaatgaaaatttacttgatattactcagacaggtgaaactcaattgaatacatcttctaactcttttgctcTTAAAAATGTTTTTGTTGTTTCTGCTATTAAGAGAAATTTACTTTGA
- the LOC109724598 gene encoding cytochrome c oxidase assembly protein COX15-like, translated as MLGSRVGALLRRSTKTLTLISRDLRGSPRVYSHEHPLLSNPSRFAVSEPCERCFLSRYSSFSAFRSLPKSLSGQSSRKMSTSATLLNKTRTDVTNAGLKLLVTKGPHAQKVVGIWLFGCAAWVFSLVVLGGVTRLTRSGLSMTDWKFTGALPPLSEDQWRLEFEKYQQSPEYKRVNRGMNMEDFKFIYWMEYAHRMWGRALGVVFAVPFAYFLAKGYITRQLGVRLSALFALGAGQGLIGWWMVKSGLEV; from the exons ATGCTCGGGAGCAGGGTGGGAGCTCTCCTTCGTCGGagcaccaaaaccctaaccctaatctctCGGGATCTCAGAGGCTCTCCTAGGGTTTACTCCCATGAGCACCCCCTACTCTCTAACCCTTCGCGATTCGCCGTCTCGGAACCCTGCGAGAGATGCTTCCTCTCCAGATACAGCTCCTTCTCCGCGTTCAGATCCCTACCGAAG AGCTTATCTGGTCAATCTTCAAGGAAAATGTCCACTTCAGCGACGCTTCTGAATAAAACCAGGACAGATGTAACAAATGCAGGATTGAAATTACTCGTTACGAAGGGACCCCATGCACAAAAGGTAGTCGGGATATGGCTTTTTGGTTGTGCTGCTTGGGTTTTCAGTTTGGTGGTTCTTGGTGGAGTCACGCGCCTCACTCGTTCTGGTCTATCGATGACCGACTGGAAATTCACTGGTGCTCTGCCTCCATTGTCAGAGGATCAGTGGCGTCTTGAATTTGAGAAGTATCAGCAATCGCCCGAATACAAGCG GGTGAATAGAGGAATGAATATGGAAGATTTTAAGTTCATTTATTGGATGGAATATGCACATCGGATGTGGGGAAGGGCGTTAGGTGTTGTGTTTGCTGTCCCATTTGCATATTTTCTCGCAAAAGGGTACATTACCCGCCAACTTGGAGTTAGACTGTCAGCTCTTTTTGCTCTTGGTGCTGGGCAAGGACTTATCGGCTGGTGGATGGTAAAAAGTGGTCTGGAGGTATAA